Proteins from one Aerosakkonema funiforme FACHB-1375 genomic window:
- a CDS encoding two-partner secretion domain-containing protein, producing MRHPILDFRFSILEDLGNNRTDLEIRQNFLIISREMGGLKLVFFGHLKFWFRLVTALFFLVNCQPTSAQIVPDTTLPNNSIVTPSGNTSLIEGGTQAGSNLFHSFQEFSVPNGGTAFFNNTLDIQNIISRVTSNSISNIDGLIQANGTANLFLLNPNGIIFGLNAKLNIGGSFFASTASALNFADGTQFSISGTQTPPLLTVSIPIGLQFGGNPGKITVQNSQIQVSPERTLALIGGDISLIGGNLTAQRGQIDLASIVTGNWSLIDNQQTATNNYGDIQLSQKSTVDASGSGGGNIQVQGRQIRLTDGSQIKANTQGGELGGSLTVNASESVEVIGRLADGTPSALQARVEPDATGGGGNITIATGRLRVEGGARVAASSLTEKPANAGNITIRASDAIEVIGVGTVPQQEQTVIQPSAISTLTTGAGKAGNLEIVTGRLIAQQGGQISASTSGSGDGGTLKITADRVELSDRSPDGSLPSGLLARVESGGTGNAGELNIQTQSLRVTDGARVATASQGLGNAGNLTIQSTDTVEVTGVGNNPNGTPNPAQISASTTGNGKAGSLTVQTRRLIAQNGGQVAASTYAVGDGGTLNVTADEIELSDRSPDGSLPSGLLARVESEATGNAGELNIQTQSLRVTNGARVTAASQGLGNAGNLNIQSTDKIEITGVGRNPNGDANPAQVSASTAGSGKGGSLTIQTGRLIAENGGQVSASTFGSGDGGTLTVNAEEVDLSGRSPDGSFPSGLLARVENGATGNANNLNINTRRLSVRNGARVAAASLTQEPLNSETQGKAGNLIIRATDEVEITGLGRNPNGDPNPTQVSALSVGTGDAGTLNIQADRLRVSDSAEAIVSSTGSGNPGNLLVEATSILINNRAALRAESATGKAGNIEMRSRDIQLRLQSRISAVSAAGTAEGNINITTETLVLLEGSEVRTDAVNPEGGSNISIAPPPGLGLAVFQSTDSIIKPSGELRVEGEVQISPPDIPPVEFVDTTGLIAQACPADKGGSSFFVTGRGGLPPSPDEPSSGDLFWEDLRIPGNGKPSNPPAIPNKIIEAQGWIIGDNGEVILTAETPKITSHRTALTPPECK from the coding sequence ATGCGTCACCCGATTTTGGATTTTCGATTTTCGATTTTGGAAGATCTGGGCAATAATCGGACGGATCTGGAAATTCGTCAAAATTTTTTGATTATTTCCCGTGAAATGGGAGGCTTGAAACTTGTTTTTTTCGGTCATCTTAAATTTTGGTTTCGCCTCGTGACGGCTCTATTTTTTCTCGTAAATTGCCAACCAACCTCAGCACAAATCGTCCCCGATACCACTCTCCCCAATAATTCGATCGTCACTCCCTCTGGCAATACCAGCCTCATCGAGGGAGGAACCCAAGCTGGAAGCAATTTATTTCACAGCTTTCAAGAATTTTCCGTCCCGAATGGCGGTACGGCTTTTTTTAACAATACTCTGGATATTCAAAATATTATTAGCCGCGTTACCAGTAACTCTATCTCTAATATTGATGGCTTAATCCAAGCCAACGGCACTGCTAACTTATTTTTACTAAACCCCAACGGTATTATTTTTGGCCTTAATGCCAAATTGAACATCGGCGGATCGTTTTTTGCCAGTACTGCGTCCGCGCTCAACTTTGCCGATGGTACGCAGTTTAGCATTTCCGGTACGCAAACTCCTCCTTTGCTTACCGTCAGTATACCGATCGGCTTGCAATTCGGTGGCAATCCCGGAAAAATTACCGTACAGAATTCTCAAATCCAGGTTTCTCCCGAAAGAACGCTAGCGCTAATCGGCGGCGATATCAGCCTAATCGGTGGCAATTTAACCGCACAAAGAGGACAAATCGATTTAGCATCAATCGTTACTGGTAATTGGTCATTAATCGATAACCAACAAACTGCCACAAATAATTATGGAGATATTCAACTATCCCAAAAATCTACAGTCGATGCCAGCGGTTCCGGAGGTGGTAACATTCAGGTGCAAGGTAGGCAAATCAGGCTTACCGACGGTTCTCAAATTAAAGCAAATACTCAAGGAGGAGAACTGGGAGGTAGCTTAACAGTAAATGCTTCCGAATCTGTAGAAGTAATTGGCAGATTAGCCGATGGCACCCCCAGCGCCTTGCAGGCGAGAGTCGAACCGGATGCTACAGGGGGTGGTGGTAACATAACCATTGCGACCGGACGCTTGCGCGTCGAAGGTGGGGCGCGTGTAGCGGCTTCTTCCCTTACAGAAAAACCTGCAAACGCGGGAAACATTACCATTCGCGCTAGCGATGCAATAGAAGTAATTGGTGTGGGAACAGTACCCCAACAAGAACAAACTGTAATCCAGCCGAGTGCGATATCGACTCTGACAACTGGTGCAGGTAAAGCCGGTAACTTGGAGATTGTCACCGGGAGATTGATTGCACAACAGGGAGGACAGATATCAGCTTCTACATCGGGAAGTGGAGATGGGGGAACTTTGAAGATTACTGCCGATCGCGTAGAATTGAGCGATCGCTCCCCTGATGGTAGCCTCCCCAGCGGTTTGCTGGCTAGAGTGGAATCGGGAGGAACCGGAAACGCAGGCGAGTTAAACATTCAAACTCAAAGTTTGCGCGTTACCGATGGCGCAAGAGTAGCAACTGCTTCTCAGGGATTGGGAAATGCCGGAAATTTGACAATTCAATCCACCGATACAGTCGAAGTAACTGGAGTGGGGAACAACCCCAATGGTACTCCCAATCCCGCGCAAATATCTGCCTCAACTACAGGTAATGGTAAAGCCGGTTCTTTAACTGTTCAAACGAGAAGATTGATTGCTCAAAATGGCGGTCAGGTAGCAGCTTCCACCTATGCAGTCGGCGATGGGGGAACTTTAAACGTCACTGCGGATGAAATAGAATTGAGCGATCGCTCTCCCGATGGTAGCCTCCCCAGCGGTTTGCTGGCTAGAGTAGAATCGGAAGCAACCGGAAATGCCGGCGAGTTAAACATCCAAACTCAAAGTTTGCGCGTCACCAATGGCGCAAGAGTAACAGCAGCTTCTCAAGGATTGGGAAATGCCGGTAACTTAAATATTCAATCCACCGATAAAATCGAAATAACTGGAGTTGGCAGAAATCCTAACGGCGATGCCAATCCCGCGCAAGTATCTGCCTCAACTGCGGGATCTGGCAAAGGTGGTTCTCTAACTATTCAAACAGGAAGATTGATTGCTGAAAATGGCGGTCAAGTATCTGCTTCCACATTTGGAAGTGGGGATGGGGGAACTTTGACTGTTAATGCAGAAGAAGTGGATTTGAGCGGTCGATCGCCCGACGGCAGTTTTCCCAGCGGTTTGTTAGCTAGAGTGGAAAATGGAGCGACAGGAAATGCCAACAACCTTAATATTAACACGAGACGCTTGAGCGTTAGAAATGGCGCAAGAGTGGCGGCTGCTTCTCTGACTCAAGAACCTTTGAATTCAGAAACTCAGGGAAAAGCAGGAAATTTAATTATTCGAGCGACGGATGAGGTAGAAATAACTGGTTTGGGAAGGAATCCGAATGGAGATCCGAATCCTACACAAGTATCTGCTTTGTCTGTAGGAACTGGAGATGCTGGCACTTTAAATATTCAAGCCGATCGATTGAGAGTTAGTGATAGTGCGGAAGCGATCGTCAGCAGTACAGGTTCCGGAAATCCAGGTAACCTATTAGTAGAAGCTACCTCGATCCTGATTAACAATCGAGCTGCATTGCGAGCTGAATCTGCAACTGGTAAAGCGGGAAATATCGAGATGCGATCGCGGGATATTCAACTCCGCCTTCAAAGTAGAATATCTGCCGTTTCCGCAGCAGGAACCGCCGAAGGAAATATCAATATTACTACAGAGACATTAGTCTTACTTGAGGGTAGCGAAGTCAGGACTGATGCTGTCAATCCGGAAGGAGGAAGTAATATTTCGATCGCACCTCCACCTGGTTTAGGTTTGGCAGTATTTCAATCTACCGATAGTATCATCAAACCCAGCGGCGAATTGCGCGTAGAAGGTGAAGTACAAATTAGCCCTCCCGATATCCCTCCAGTTGAGTTTGTTGACACCACCGGATTGATTGCCCAAGCTTGTCCCGCAGACAAGGGAGGCAGTAGCTTTTTTGTCACCGGTCGCGGCGGTTTGCCCCCCAGTCCTGACGAGCCTTCCAGCGGCGATTTGTTTTGGGAAGATTTACGCATTCCGGGAAATGGCAAACCTTCAAACCCACCTGCAATTCCCAATAAAATTATAGAAGCTCAAGGTTGGATAATTGGCGACAACGGCGAAGTTATTCTCACAGCAGAAACACCTAAAATCACATCGCACCGAACCGCTCTGACGCCACCAGAATGCAAGTAG
- a CDS encoding DUF928 domain-containing protein, with protein sequence MVWQQSSRHFATLTLALTVELLTLTPLSTPAQSQGTSSSQNSWEVGETSAYDPPPNIGSPTRKESGATRNPETCSRREVRPNPPLTALIPKNTDLGVTVAERPTFFAYIPQTSAQTAKFVLQDEDDKQVYSTTFSITKVPGVVSFQLPDTAPKLQSGKTYQWTMAIVCPPKIDGSREEPGVYGKIWVTKLRSPIANELEKATPRDRFQLYRQYKIWHDALTTLAELRRANPNDAQLTAEWKQLLASAELSEFAEIPVFGQ encoded by the coding sequence ATGGTTTGGCAACAGTCTTCCCGACATTTTGCAACTTTAACGCTCGCCCTAACTGTGGAGTTACTCACCCTGACTCCTCTGTCAACGCCAGCACAATCTCAAGGCACTTCGTCAAGCCAAAATAGTTGGGAAGTAGGCGAAACATCCGCTTATGACCCTCCACCCAATATAGGTTCGCCCACCAGAAAAGAATCAGGGGCCACCCGCAACCCCGAAACCTGTTCTAGGCGAGAAGTACGTCCCAATCCGCCCCTAACTGCGCTGATACCGAAAAACACTGACTTGGGAGTAACGGTGGCAGAACGTCCCACTTTCTTCGCCTATATTCCGCAAACTTCTGCACAAACGGCAAAGTTTGTTTTGCAAGATGAAGACGATAAACAAGTTTACTCGACAACTTTCAGTATTACCAAAGTACCCGGTGTTGTCAGCTTCCAACTTCCCGATACAGCACCGAAACTACAAAGTGGCAAAACTTATCAGTGGACTATGGCCATAGTTTGCCCGCCCAAAATTGACGGCTCTCGCGAGGAGCCTGGTGTATACGGTAAAATTTGGGTAACAAAACTGCGATCGCCCATTGCCAACGAGCTGGAGAAAGCGACACCGCGCGATCGCTTCCAATTGTACCGTCAATATAAAATTTGGCACGACGCTTTGACAACTCTAGCCGAACTGCGCCGCGCCAACCCCAACGACGCACAGTTAACAGCAGAGTGGAAACAATTATTGGCATCTGCCGAACTGAGCGAATTTGCGGAAATTCCCGTTTTCGGTCAGTGA